Part of the Synechococcus sp. HK01-R genome is shown below.
TCTCGCCATGTCCAAAAAGCGCAAGCGGATCAGTCGCCGCCGTCTCGCCGGTCAGCGTGTTCTCGCCCACGTGCCGACCTACAACCTCGAAACCGGTGAGCACAAGCCCGTCACCGCCGGTCGTCGCTTCATTGCCGAAAACGGCATTACACCTCCTGCACTGCTGAAGGTTCGCCGCAACGAACACACCACGGATCATTTCTTCTGGGGAGAAAAGGGTCTGTTCAGCGCTCAGTACGCCGAAGAGAACCACTTCCTTTTCCCTTCTCTGCGCTCCATCGTCGACAACATTGGCGAGGACACCCTGTTTGAAGGCCTCGAGCTCGTGGCTGATGACTGGGAAGAGATGGAGGAGTACGAATACGCCTTCGTCTGAAGCCGTCCCCAGGCCTAAAACCACCACCATGGCGAGCAAGCCCTCAGAGTCTGGTCATGACCACCAGGCCCTGAGGGCTTTTGCGATGGCTGGCAGAGCTGCGGCGTCGATGGTGTGTCCGGATTCGCTGGCGACGAGGTCCGCTTTCGCTGCGTTGGTGTTCGCGTTGAGAAGGCTCTGGAGTTGAAGGCTGGCCTGAAACGGCACGATCTCATCGTTTTTTCCATGGAGCAGCAGCACCGATGGCCGATTCGCCGGCGCTGCCCAGCCTGGATGGGGGTAACCGCTGCAGGAAATCACCCCCGCCAGAGGCAGATCACAGCCACTGAGCACGGCCATGGCTGCACCTTGGGAGAAGCCCAGCAACACGGTTTGCGCCAGCGGAA
Proteins encoded:
- a CDS encoding DUF3155 domain-containing protein; translation: MSKKRKRISRRRLAGQRVLAHVPTYNLETGEHKPVTAGRRFIAENGITPPALLKVRRNEHTTDHFFWGEKGLFSAQYAEENHFLFPSLRSIVDNIGEDTLFEGLELVADDWEEMEEYEYAFV